A genome region from Solirubrobacter pauli includes the following:
- a CDS encoding acetyl/propionyl/methylcrotonyl-CoA carboxylase subunit alpha: protein MFTRVLVANRGEIAVRVIRALDELGIESVAVYSEADREAQHVKRATHAYLLGPGPAAESYLKVDKLLEVIQESGAEAVHPGYGFLAENAAFARALEDAGVTFIGPPASAIEAMGSKTKARELMQDAGVPIVPGTTDPVESLEDAQRIAEEIGYPVAVKAAGGGGGKGFRVALEPDKLKDAFEGAAREGEKFFSDATVYLERYLPDPRHVEVQVLADGHGHVVHLGERDCSIQRRHQKLIEESPAPLVDAELRERIGTIAVEAARAVDYRGAGTIEGLLSSGGEYFFLEMNTRVQVEHCVTEAVTGVDIVREQILIAAGEPLSFGQDDIRWHGHAIECRINAEDAAKNFAPAPGTVTHYREPSGPGVRVDSGVLSGSEITPLYDPMVAKLIVWDADREKATRRMARALKEFEIEGVRTLIPFHKAIMASEQWAKGETCRDLIEDREWLKTLAVPKPEQPDDEAELVTKDYVVEVGGKRFEVRVHGEASANGAVPAATAKAAPKQRARTSGGGGAGGDALTSPMQGNVFKVLVEQGAEVQEGALVCIIEAMKMENEITAHKSGTIAELPITEGAAVKSGDTLAVIKGG, encoded by the coding sequence ATGTTTACTAGGGTCCTGGTCGCCAACCGCGGCGAGATCGCGGTGAGAGTCATCCGAGCGTTGGACGAGCTCGGCATCGAGTCGGTGGCGGTCTACTCGGAGGCCGACCGCGAAGCGCAGCACGTCAAGCGCGCCACCCACGCCTACCTGCTCGGCCCGGGTCCTGCGGCGGAGTCCTACCTGAAGGTGGACAAGCTGCTGGAGGTCATCCAGGAGTCCGGCGCCGAGGCCGTGCACCCGGGCTACGGGTTCCTGGCCGAGAACGCGGCGTTCGCCCGCGCGCTAGAGGACGCCGGCGTGACGTTCATCGGACCGCCCGCTTCGGCGATCGAGGCGATGGGCTCCAAGACGAAGGCGCGCGAGCTGATGCAGGACGCGGGCGTGCCGATCGTGCCCGGCACGACGGACCCGGTGGAGTCGCTCGAGGACGCGCAGCGGATCGCCGAGGAGATCGGCTACCCGGTCGCGGTCAAGGCCGCGGGCGGCGGCGGTGGCAAGGGGTTCCGCGTCGCGCTCGAGCCGGACAAGCTCAAGGACGCGTTCGAGGGCGCGGCGCGCGAGGGCGAGAAGTTCTTCTCCGACGCGACCGTCTACCTCGAGCGCTACCTGCCGGACCCGCGCCACGTCGAGGTGCAGGTGCTGGCCGACGGCCACGGCCACGTCGTCCACCTGGGCGAGCGCGACTGCTCGATCCAGCGCCGCCACCAGAAGCTGATCGAGGAATCCCCGGCGCCGCTGGTCGACGCCGAGCTGCGCGAGCGGATCGGCACGATCGCGGTCGAGGCCGCGCGCGCGGTGGACTACCGCGGCGCGGGCACGATCGAGGGCCTGCTCTCCTCCGGCGGCGAGTACTTCTTCCTGGAGATGAACACGCGCGTGCAGGTCGAGCACTGCGTGACCGAGGCGGTCACCGGCGTCGACATCGTGCGCGAGCAGATCCTGATCGCCGCGGGCGAGCCGCTGTCCTTCGGCCAGGACGACATCCGCTGGCACGGCCACGCGATCGAGTGCCGCATCAACGCCGAGGACGCGGCGAAGAACTTCGCGCCGGCCCCCGGCACGGTCACGCACTACCGCGAGCCGTCCGGCCCGGGCGTGCGCGTGGACTCCGGCGTGCTCAGCGGCAGCGAGATCACCCCGCTGTACGACCCGATGGTCGCGAAGCTGATCGTCTGGGACGCCGACCGCGAGAAGGCCACGCGCCGGATGGCGCGTGCGCTGAAGGAGTTCGAGATCGAGGGCGTGCGGACGCTGATCCCGTTCCACAAGGCGATCATGGCGTCCGAGCAGTGGGCCAAGGGCGAGACCTGCCGCGACCTGATCGAGGATCGCGAGTGGCTGAAGACGCTGGCCGTGCCCAAGCCCGAGCAGCCCGACGACGAGGCCGAGCTGGTCACGAAGGACTACGTCGTCGAGGTGGGCGGCAAGCGCTTCGAGGTGCGCGTGCACGGCGAGGCGAGCGCCAATGGCGCGGTGCCGGCCGCGACCGCCAAGGCCGCGCCCAAGCAGCGCGCCCGCACGTCCGGGGGTGGGGGTGCCGGCGGCGACGCGCTCACCTCACCCATGCAGGGCAACGTGTTCAAGGTGCTGGTCGAGCAGGGCGCCGAGGTTCAAGAAGGCGCGCTCGTGTGCATCATCGAGGCGATGAAGATGGAGAACGAGATCACCGCGCACAAGTCGGGCACGATTGCCGAGCTACCCATCACCGAAGGCGCCGCGGTCAAGTCCGGCGACACGCTGGCGGTGATCAAGGGTGGGTGA
- a CDS encoding histidine phosphatase family protein, whose amino-acid sequence MTLTPPRILLVRHGQSTYNAHGRLQGQTDTPLSDAGRAEAEALRPFLPRCEQVVTSDLQRASETAALLGYPDAHRDPRWREIDLGGWAGRMISEFDDEQQGAWRGGPLHADDGESWAQFVARVGGALDELAAAGGEWLVVCHGGAIRAALTHVTGADPQTVIGPGNTSVTVLRPPFVERYAWTPGL is encoded by the coding sequence GTGACTCTAACCCCTCCCCGCATCCTCCTGGTCCGCCACGGCCAGTCGACCTACAACGCGCACGGTCGCCTGCAGGGCCAGACCGACACGCCACTGTCCGACGCCGGCCGCGCCGAGGCGGAGGCGTTGCGCCCCTTTCTGCCGCGCTGCGAGCAGGTGGTGACCAGCGACCTGCAGCGGGCGAGCGAGACCGCCGCCCTGCTCGGCTACCCCGACGCGCACCGGGACCCGCGCTGGCGGGAGATCGACCTCGGCGGCTGGGCCGGCCGGATGATCTCCGAGTTCGACGACGAGCAGCAGGGCGCGTGGCGCGGTGGTCCGTTGCACGCCGACGACGGCGAGTCGTGGGCGCAGTTCGTCGCCCGCGTCGGCGGCGCGCTCGACGAGCTGGCCGCGGCCGGGGGCGAGTGGCTCGTCGTCTGCCACGGCGGCGCGATCCGCGCGGCGCTGACGCACGTCACCGGCGCGGACCCGCAGACCGTCATCGGACCGGGCAACACGAGCGTCACCGTGCTGCGTCCGCCGTTCGTCGAGCGCTACGCCTGGACCCCGGGTTTGTAA
- a CDS encoding TIGR03767 family metallophosphoesterase, with the protein MRSAVLGALGALLLAPVAAADPAGRSTTDETIRAASGSGYVALERAGGEKRQLRRPPGVRVDADRDEARRSLAFFGQLTDPQIADEMSPARVDFLDGAGGEIKSSWRPQEAVGLQVFDQVVRNVNANRTSEVRDGRGKRAKLGFVVSTGDLADNQQLNETRWFKAVLDGGRVDPFSGKPISAANPCATDANTVAALNAAVAARQYTGVADYDDYPGLPADRYRAFWDPDAAPPGGPYAAFPRYPGFLERAQQPFTAAGLDVPWYNARGNHDGLVQGNAPASVDLFRSIATGCLKVFPSLGLDPAQFAGADEAEAFRRIGDPAFITTLLAGARPVPPDPDRRILSTVEYKREIGNGHGYGRVDAAERRASDGNATYYAFRPRAGVELISLDTVAEGGGSTGNLDHPQYRWLEAKLKAAKRAKRLVIAYGHHTLATLSNTRTDEDAGSCAPTPKPGCDADPRRSTPIHRGTKGNATLRALFLKYPNVIAYVAGHTHDNRIDLVRRGKSGFWQINTASHADTPQQSRLIEVMDNRDGTLSLFTTVLDHAAPIAAPAPGTAAAGFTESQLASVSRVLAWNDPQAERGARGRTLDRNTELLLRDPR; encoded by the coding sequence ATGCGCTCCGCTGTCCTCGGGGCACTGGGTGCCCTGCTCCTCGCGCCCGTTGCCGCCGCTGATCCGGCCGGCCGGTCGACCACCGACGAGACGATCCGCGCCGCCTCCGGCAGCGGCTATGTGGCGCTGGAACGCGCCGGCGGCGAGAAGCGGCAGCTGCGCCGGCCGCCCGGCGTGCGCGTCGACGCCGACCGCGACGAGGCGCGGCGCTCGCTCGCGTTCTTCGGGCAGCTGACCGACCCGCAGATCGCGGACGAGATGTCACCGGCCCGCGTGGACTTCCTCGACGGGGCGGGCGGCGAGATCAAGTCGTCGTGGCGTCCGCAGGAGGCCGTGGGCCTGCAGGTCTTCGACCAGGTGGTGCGCAACGTCAACGCCAACCGCACGAGCGAGGTCCGCGACGGGCGGGGCAAGCGGGCGAAGCTCGGCTTCGTCGTCAGCACCGGCGACCTGGCCGACAACCAGCAGCTCAACGAGACCCGGTGGTTCAAGGCCGTCCTCGACGGCGGGCGCGTGGATCCGTTCTCGGGCAAGCCGATCAGCGCGGCGAACCCGTGCGCGACCGATGCCAACACGGTCGCGGCCCTGAACGCCGCGGTCGCCGCTCGGCAGTACACGGGCGTCGCCGACTACGACGACTACCCCGGCCTGCCGGCGGACCGCTACCGGGCGTTCTGGGACCCGGACGCGGCACCGCCCGGCGGCCCGTACGCCGCGTTCCCGCGCTATCCCGGCTTCCTCGAGCGCGCGCAGCAGCCGTTCACCGCGGCCGGCCTGGACGTGCCCTGGTACAACGCCCGCGGCAACCACGACGGGCTCGTGCAGGGCAACGCGCCGGCGAGTGTGGACCTGTTCCGCTCGATCGCGACCGGGTGCCTGAAGGTGTTCCCGTCACTCGGCCTCGATCCCGCGCAGTTCGCGGGCGCGGACGAGGCGGAGGCGTTCCGCCGGATCGGCGACCCGGCGTTCATCACGACCCTGCTGGCCGGTGCGCGGCCCGTGCCGCCGGACCCGGACCGCCGGATCCTGTCGACGGTCGAGTACAAGCGCGAGATCGGGAACGGCCACGGGTACGGACGGGTCGACGCTGCCGAGCGGCGCGCGTCCGACGGCAACGCGACCTACTACGCGTTCCGGCCGCGGGCGGGCGTCGAGCTGATCTCGCTGGACACGGTCGCCGAGGGCGGCGGCTCCACCGGCAACCTGGACCATCCGCAGTACCGGTGGCTCGAGGCCAAGCTCAAGGCCGCCAAGCGGGCGAAGCGGCTCGTGATCGCCTACGGCCACCACACGCTGGCGACGCTGAGCAACACGCGCACGGACGAGGACGCCGGCTCGTGCGCGCCGACGCCGAAGCCGGGCTGCGACGCCGACCCGCGTCGCTCGACGCCGATCCATCGCGGCACGAAGGGCAATGCCACCCTCCGCGCGCTCTTCTTGAAGTACCCGAACGTGATCGCCTACGTCGCCGGGCACACGCACGACAACCGGATCGACCTTGTGCGCAGGGGCAAGTCGGGCTTCTGGCAGATCAACACCGCGTCGCACGCGGACACGCCGCAGCAGAGCCGCCTGATCGAGGTGATGGACAACCGCGACGGCACGCTGTCGCTGTTCACGACCGTGCTCGACCACGCGGCGCCGATCGCGGCGCCCGCGCCGGGCACGGCGGCGGCGGGCTTCACGGAGTCCCAGCTGGCGAGCGTCTCGCGCGTGCTGGCCTGGAACGACCCGCAGGCCGAGCGCGGTGCCCGCGGGCGCACGCTCGACCGCAACACGGAGTTGCTGCTGCGCGACCCCCGGTAG
- a CDS encoding MSMEG_0569 family flavin-dependent oxidoreductase → MDGHHEVVVIGGGQAGLAVSHGLLERGVDHVVLERDRVLHNWRDARWDAFSLVTPNWQCHLPGHPYRGDDPDGFMVKDEILAYVEPYAHGKPVYEGVTVHAVKPGFTIETSHGTLTADQVVLAVGGYHVPRVPYPALGGLHSDRYRNPDALPDGPVLVVGTGQSGAQIAEDLHLAGREVHLAVGTAPRVARFYRGRDCVAWLHDMGHYDMPVTEHPQGKGARHEANHYVTGRGGGHDLDLRAFAREGMHLHGRLTHVQDGTLHFAGDLEANLDAADATMERIKDAIDRHIAAHGLDAPTEPRYVPVWRPPTDGSGTLDASAVSTIVWATGFRSDWSFVHVPDAFDADGHPEHLRGVTDEPGLYFVGLPWLHTWGSGRFAGIARDAEHLAGVIGARAARPQAA, encoded by the coding sequence CTGGACGGGCACCACGAGGTGGTGGTCATCGGCGGCGGCCAGGCCGGGCTGGCGGTGAGCCACGGGTTGCTCGAGCGCGGGGTCGACCACGTCGTCCTCGAGCGCGACCGCGTGCTGCACAACTGGCGCGACGCCCGCTGGGACGCGTTCTCGCTCGTCACCCCGAACTGGCAGTGCCACCTTCCCGGCCACCCGTACCGCGGCGACGACCCGGACGGGTTCATGGTCAAGGACGAGATCCTCGCCTACGTCGAGCCGTACGCGCACGGCAAGCCCGTCTACGAGGGCGTGACCGTGCACGCGGTCAAGCCGGGCTTCACGATCGAGACGAGCCACGGCACGCTGACCGCCGACCAGGTCGTGCTCGCGGTCGGCGGCTACCACGTGCCGCGCGTGCCGTACCCCGCGCTCGGGGGCCTGCACAGCGACCGCTACCGCAACCCGGACGCGCTCCCCGACGGCCCGGTGCTCGTCGTCGGCACGGGCCAGTCCGGCGCGCAGATCGCGGAGGACCTGCACCTGGCCGGGCGTGAGGTCCACCTGGCCGTCGGCACCGCACCGCGCGTCGCCCGCTTCTACCGCGGCCGCGACTGCGTGGCCTGGCTGCACGACATGGGCCACTACGACATGCCGGTCACCGAGCACCCGCAGGGCAAGGGCGCCCGCCATGAGGCCAACCACTACGTGACCGGCCGCGGTGGCGGGCATGACCTCGACCTGCGCGCCTTCGCGCGGGAGGGCATGCACCTGCACGGCCGCCTCACGCACGTGCAGGACGGCACGCTGCACTTCGCCGGCGACCTGGAGGCCAACCTCGACGCCGCCGACGCCACGATGGAGCGGATCAAGGACGCGATCGACCGCCACATCGCGGCCCACGGCCTCGACGCGCCGACCGAGCCCCGCTACGTGCCGGTGTGGCGCCCGCCGACCGACGGCTCCGGGACGCTCGACGCGTCCGCCGTCAGCACGATCGTCTGGGCCACCGGCTTCCGCTCCGACTGGTCCTTCGTGCACGTCCCCGACGCGTTCGACGCCGACGGCCACCCGGAGCACCTCAGAGGCGTGACGGACGAGCCCGGCCTGTACTTCGTCGGCCTGCCGTGGCTGCACACCTGGGGCTCGGGGCGGTTCGCGGGCATCGCGCGGGACGCCGAGCACCTCGCCGGGGTGATCGGCGCCCGCGCGGCGCGTCCGCAGGCCGCCTGA
- a CDS encoding carbon-nitrogen hydrolase family protein produces MLTIAAAAAPFGRDLQRSYATIAALIDEARAAGAQLLVLPEAALGGYVETLHGDTEPPPALDPDGPELRTVMELAKDMVVCVGFCEDGGDGLRHNVAACVSGDGLHGFHRKIHMPLDEGRFTTPGDRLAAFDTPVGRLGMLICYDKAFPEAARTLTLDGAEVLCFLSAWPRSATNPAADLTDDRQWRRAELWDRARAAENSLFVASANQSGSFGRLDFLGGARIVNPGGDVVAGTGPDPGLAITTVDLAEALEKARRALSPVRDLRPDVYRTAEPIPF; encoded by the coding sequence ATGTTGACCATCGCCGCCGCCGCGGCGCCCTTCGGACGCGACCTGCAGCGCAGCTACGCGACGATCGCCGCCCTCATCGACGAGGCGCGCGCCGCGGGCGCGCAGCTGCTCGTCCTGCCGGAGGCCGCGCTCGGCGGCTACGTCGAGACCCTGCACGGCGACACCGAGCCGCCACCCGCGCTGGACCCCGACGGCCCGGAGCTGCGGACCGTGATGGAGCTGGCCAAGGACATGGTCGTGTGCGTCGGCTTCTGCGAGGACGGCGGCGACGGGCTCCGCCACAACGTCGCCGCGTGCGTCAGCGGCGACGGCCTGCACGGCTTCCACCGCAAGATCCACATGCCGCTCGACGAGGGCCGCTTCACCACGCCGGGCGACCGCCTCGCCGCGTTCGACACGCCGGTCGGCCGGCTCGGGATGCTGATCTGCTACGACAAGGCCTTCCCGGAGGCCGCGCGCACGCTCACGCTCGACGGCGCCGAGGTGCTGTGCTTCCTGAGCGCCTGGCCGCGCAGCGCGACCAACCCGGCCGCCGACCTGACCGACGACCGCCAGTGGCGTCGGGCCGAGCTGTGGGACCGCGCCCGCGCGGCCGAGAACTCGCTGTTCGTCGCCTCCGCCAACCAGAGCGGCAGCTTCGGCCGGCTCGACTTCCTCGGCGGCGCGCGGATCGTCAACCCCGGTGGGGACGTCGTGGCCGGCACCGGCCCGGACCCGGGCCTCGCGATCACCACCGTCGACCTCGCCGAAGCGCTCGAGAAGGCCCGCCGCGCGCTGTCGCCCGTCCGCGACCTGCGGCCCGACGTCTACCGCACGGCCGAGCCGATCCCATTCTGA